One segment of Passer domesticus isolate bPasDom1 chromosome 24, bPasDom1.hap1, whole genome shotgun sequence DNA contains the following:
- the C24H1orf216 gene encoding UPF0500 protein C1orf216 homolog: protein MFAVCPANAPFRQGRGGPALGTALPGAGHGPDSNSNFVGEVCDSNENWSQAAPGSAPEEGSSRSENTTNPSDNLLLLMHRQMAQGRLRDTPPGLGDTHPGQGVRSPPEGAEVGGAGRQNAAEEAAGGCVKPPSSPAEDNGYASSSLSIDSPDSTCSTPWDPPAPAPRAQSPPEAGLAEPELGTLFPALAEAVQHLQDKERFKEQEKEKHHVQLVMYRRLALLRWIHGLQQKVVDQQNRLQESFDTILDNRKELIRCMQQGPACIAAAAAPGP, encoded by the coding sequence ATGTTTGCTGTCTGCCCGGCAAACGCCCCATTCCGGCAGGGCCGGGGGGGCCCGGCGCTGGGCACGGCCCTGCCGGGGGCGGGACATGGGCCGGACTCCAACTCCAACTTCGTGGGAGAGGTGTGTGACAGCAACGAGAACTGGAGCCAGGCAGCGCCGGGCTCCGCGCCGGAGGAGGGCTCCAGCCGGAGCGAAAACACCACAAATCCGTCTGATAATCTGCTGTTATTAATGCACAGACAGATGGCCCAGGGCCGGCTTAGGGACACCCCCCCGGGCCTGGGCGACACCCACCCCGGGCAGGGGGTGCGCAGCCCCCCCGAGGGAGCCGAGGTCGGCGGGGCAGGGAGACAAAACGCCGCCGAGGAGGCGGCCGGGGGGTGTGTGaagccccccagctcccccgCGGAGGACAACGGCTAcgccagcagctccctgagcaTCGACAGCCCCgacagcacctgcagcaccccCTGGgaccctcctgcccctgccccccgagcccagagcccccctgaggcagggctggctgagcctGAGCTGGGCACGCTCTTCCCGGCGCTGGCGGAGGCCGtgcagcacctgcaggacaAGGAGCGCTtcaaggagcaggagaaggagaagcacCACGTCCAGCTGGTGATGTACCGGCGCCTGGCCCTGCTGCGCTGGATCCACGGCCTGCAGCAGAAGGTTGTGGACCAGCAGAACCGGCTGCAGGAGAGTTTCGACACCATCCTGGATAACCGCAAGGAGCTGATCCGCTGCATGCAGCAGGGCCCCGCCTGCATTGCTGCTgcggctgctcctggcccctga